From the Streptomyces sp. NBC_01216 genome, the window TGGGAGGTGATGACCCAGGTGGCGGAGCGGACGGGCCGGTTGCCCTGGGTGTAGCCGGTGCGGAGCCGGCCGTGCTCGGCGGCGCGGCGCTGGGTGTTGAGGAGGCGGGAGCCCATGTCAGGCCGCCTTTCCGGTGCTGGGCGCGTCCGGCGGGGCTGTGAGCGCGGGGTACGAGGAGGGCGCGGCGTGCAGCCAGCGGGTGCCTTCGAGGAGGCCGCGGAAAGCGCGATGCGCGGACCGGTCGGCCGGCATCGGCACCAGGGCGTGCGAGCGGGCGCGGAGGTTCAGGACGCCGGTCCGCTCGATGCGCGGCATCGGGGCGTCGGTGTCGTCGGGGAGGAGAACGGTCTCGCAGTAGCGGAGCGCGGCGAGCTGCAGCGTGTTCTCCGGGTAGACGCTCTTGGCGGAACGGGTCGCGGAGGACTTGTAGTCGATGAGCCACAGCTCCAGGCGCCCGCCGGGACCGGTCGGCAGCCAGATCAGCAGATCGGCGGTGCCGGCGTAGCCAAGGCGCCGGTGCAGGCAGGTGATCTCGGTGGCCTCGATGTGCTTGTTGAGGTCGACGCCCCAGGAGGCGAGCCACCGCTTCAGCTGGTGCAGGTACGGGGCGACTTCGGGGTCGTCTGCGACGGGGGCGCCGAGGACGTGGGCTTCGGCTGCGGCGTGGACGCGGTCGCCGAGGTTGGCGGCGCGGTCCTTGGCGTCGCGGTGGACGGCCTTGATGTCGCGGGTGAGTGCGGGGCGCTCGTCGTCGATGCGGGTCTGGACGTCGTAGAGGTTGTCCAGGACGTGCTCGACGGTCAGCTTGACGGCCCACGGGATGAGGGCCTTCTTGGCGACGGCGGTGTCGAGGACGTTGGTGACGGACACGAGGTCGGGGCCGCCGGCGGGGTCGCTGTAGTAGCGGCCCCGCTCGGTGTCCCGCGCGTGGCGGGGCTGGGTCACAGTGCTCTCCCGATGGCGATGAGGATGATGGCGATCAGCGCCCAGAGGGCGGCGGAGGCGATCAGGCCGTAGAGGCAACCGCGGGCGGGTCCGGGACTCATCGGGTGCCTCCACGGAGCTGCTGCGCGGAGCCGACCGCCATGTCGTAGAGCGCCCGAATCCCCAGCGCGAGGTTCATCGCGTCCTCGTCTCTCTCCTTGCTGACGAGAGCGTCGAAGAGGGCGTAGGCGGTCTGGTGCTGCCCGTTCAGCACCGCGGTGCTGAACTGGGCGGCGAACCGCCAGCCCGGCGGCATGGCGCTGGTGTCAGTCGGCACGCCGTGGTGGATGGGGACGAAACCGAAAGTGCCGCGATGGCCGGGGTTCTGTCGGTCGGCGTTGAGGGCGATCATGCTGGCGAGGGCCGCGCACATGGACACGGTCTTGACGGGCCCGCCGAGGATGAAAGGTTCGAGGAGCTTCAGGCCGGTCTCGCGGTTGCCGGTCATGCCGTGCGCGATGGCCGCCATGATCGTGTCCGCCGGGTCCTTGCACGGAGTGGTGGGGATTTCGCTCACGCGCCACCTCCGGTGCACGTGCAGTCCTCGAAGGTGCGGCAGCACACTGGGCAGTTGCCAGTCACGACGCCCTCCGGTCCTGCTGCGCGGGCACCGACTTCAGTGCACCGAGGGACAGCAGCCGATCCGCGAGACGCAGCACCTGCACCCCGTACACCGGGACCCGCCCGTCGTCCGCGACCTCGGCCAGCAGATCGGCGACCCGCTCGTCCCGCTCATGCGCCGCATGCGAATCGATGCCCTGGTGGGCGGCGGACCGGGCGCACTCCGCGATGTGGACCAGCTCGGCGAGCAGGCCCTCACCGTCCTCCTCGGCCGCCGACGCCAGGTTCAACAGCACCGAGGTGAGGTAGTGGGACAGGTCGAGCGTCACCCCGGCGGGCAGCGCGTCGACGTAGATGCGGTACGGCCCGTCGACGGGCATGCGGTCAGCGGGCATTGGTGCCTCCGAGGACGGTCATGTTGTGGAGGAGCCGGATGGCGTCGGTCTGGAGGGTGGCGGTGGTGGGCTGGAGTGCGTCCCCGTCGGCGGCCCTGGCGGCAGCCCAGGCGGCGTCCCCGGCGGCGACGGCCAGGAGCAGCTTCTCGCGGTCGTCCCCGTCGGCGGCCCTGGCGGCAGCCCTGGCGGCGTCCCCGGCGGCGTCCCAGGCGGCAGCCCAGGCGGCAACCCAGGCGACAGCCCCGGCGACAGCCCCGGCGGCTCGCGCCACATCACGCGCCTCCCGCACCACCGGACCCGCCAGCCCGGCCGACTCCAAGTCCACAATCCGAGGCAGCCCCCGCACCGACGCCGCAGCATCGCCCAGGCCCCCAGCCTCCAGCCACGTCGGCAGATACACGCGCACCAGCCAGTCCAGCGCCATGTAGCTACGCGCCTCGTCGTGCCCGTCGCCAGCCGTCCCGGCCATCAGCGGCACCAGCGGCACCAGTTCCTGCCGCATGTCCTGCGGCAGGACGTCGTTCAGGTTGCGGCCGAAAGTGCCCAGGACCGGGCTGACGCACTTCGGGGCGTCGCCGTGGGGCTCGCCCGCCCACCAGGCGACAGCTTCCAGCAGGCACACACCATCGGTGCGGGTCGCGTGCTGGCCGTGGGACAGGGTGAGCGTGGTCAGGTCGATGGGAGTGGTCTGGTCAGGCATCGGTGCCTCCGAGGAGCAGTTCGAGGAGCCAGAAAGAGAGGACGGCGAGGGCGAAAACGATCAGCCAGATCACGGCGCCACCCCCGGCAGCGCGCGCGGTGCGAGGTGCTCGAAGGGGTGGTCGAGGGCGTCCATCAGGTGCCGCTGCTCCGCCTCACGACCAAGGCGCGCCTCCAAAACAGCGATGCGGTCGCGCTGCACCCGCAGCGCCTCGGCCGCATCGGACAACGCCTCGTTCGTCGAGTGCCGCTCCGCCTGGAGCCGGTCCCGCTCCTCCTCGGCCCGCCGCCGACGGCCCATCTCCTGGCTCATGACCACGCGCCACTCCTGGACCTCGGCCTCGGCCTCCGCCGCGCGAAGCCTCCACGCCAGCTGCGTACGCCGCTGCTCGGCCGCTGTCTCCGGGGACTGGAGCATGCACACCGAATCCAGCACGAAAGCCAGCGAGTACGGCTCCCGATTCCCCCGGTCCATCGCATCCCGCAGCACCTTCGCCGCCGCGTCGATCAGCCTCGGGTCGATACTCATACCGCACCACCCAGCGTCCGCACCGGGGAGAACCACGCGACGATCGCGGCCGGCGTCCACGGGTACGACGGCCCGTCGCCCCGGTCCTCCGGCGCCTGCGGCGAGTCACACACCATCAACGGCTCACCCGACGCGGTCACACCGGCCTGCCGCCACACGTCACCGTCACGGTCCACCAGCACAAGAGCCACCGGCACCGGCCGGGACGGGGCGGTGAACTCGACGCGGACCGTGCGCCGATCACCGCTCGGGATGTTGGTGGGTAGGGTGATATCCACGGTGTCCTCATTTCTGTCTTCGTGAGGTTCCGGGGGCCGTTCCGGTCGGACGGAGCGGCCCCGTTTTGCTGTCAGCCGATGCGGCGGGTACTGCCCCGCGCGGGAAGCGGCCGAAGTGCGGCAAGCGGGTGCGGACCCGCCGCCGACGCCGGAACGGTGGCGAGGGGGCCAACCGTCGGCTCGTGATGGAAGATCGCGTCGATGCGATCCAGGTCCGCGTCTGTGAAGGTGACGACGCGGCCCTTCTTCGAGTGCGGAAGTTCCTTGATGTGGCGCCGGAGCCAGGACTCTTCGATCCGCAGTTCCTCGGCGGCCTCGGGGTACGTGTAGCGCCGTGTCATGCCGTGTCCGTGAGGCGGAGGTGAGGAGTGCTGGAGTCGGCACGCTGGGAGGGGATGAAAAGAATCAGGAGGTCGACTCCGATCCGCTGTGCGATGGCCTGGGCGGTGGTGGCCGAGACCGTGTCGCGTGCTCCGGTGAGGAGTTCGCCGATGATGCCGTGGGCGACGCCCACGTCGCGGGCCAGCTGTCGGCCGGTGACGGCCGATCCGATGCCGGTTCGCTGCATCAGAGTGCGAAGCAGATCGGCGCTGACAAGCCGGTACTTCGGTGCGTCTGCGATCACATTTACCGCCATGAACGGAGTGTTGTCCTGGGTGAACAACTCCACTGTGGCACACCGTGAACGCTTTGTCCATCAGAAACAACAGCGCGGTGACGATCCGGCCAAGGAGCCGAGCGCCACTAGCGCTCGGTGTTGCTCTTCATGGACAATCCGTTCAGCGCACGCAATGGCGCATGCGCTCCACCTGGGGGTTTTCGCCATACGCACCGCGAGTCACATGGACACCCCACAGCCCATGACATGACACGGAGTGGCAGGATGAGCCCTATGGCTACCGCAGATCGACCCACCACGCTCACGGGGCGGACCGATCTATCCGACCTCGTCAGGGACCGCCGCGCCGAGCTCCGCCTCAGCCTGCGAGGTGTGGAGGGGCGCACGGTCGACCCGGCCACGGGCGAGCCGCTGTGCAAGTACAGCTGGGTCAACAAGCTGGGGAAGGGCCTCGCGGTCGACGCGCCGACCTACCCGCAACTCCGGGCCCTCGCCGTGGCACTTGAGCTCCCACTTGGCAAGATCCAGGATGCGGCCGGCGCGCAGTTCTTCGGCATCGACACTGTGTGGAGCGTCAGCGGTGAGGCGCGCGCACTCGCCGTTCGCGCCGACCGGATGACGCCCGAGCAGCGCGAGCAGTTGCTCCGCCTGATTGAGACCTTCGCGCCGTCCGAGTAAGGCGTATGTCCTTGGCCATGACCGGCACTCTGCGTAGTGTGTACGTGCAGGGTGTAGTCAGAAGTTGTTCAAAGTGGCAGCATTGGTGATCCGCCTGGGGGGCGTGGTTGTCCGGTAGCCTGCATGTTCTGTCCGAGTCGAACTGACGAGCGAATATGCGGGTCGCGCGCACTTGGGGGTTCCATGGCCGAAAGTGAAGGAATGTCGTTGGCGGGCATGCGCATCGAGGTGGCACCCGCAGACGCCATGCCAGAGGGCCGCCTGGTGGTCCCCGTCATCGACAGGGCGGGGGAGGTGGTCTGGGTCGTACGCGAGGACAAGATGCCCGACGACCTCCGCCGAGAGTTCAACGCCCACTTCGAGAACATCACCCACAACCACCTCCTCGACCCGCTGACAGACGAGAAGCCCCCGCCTGGTCACCCGCACTAGGCGCTGCGCACCGACCGCAGCCCCGAACCCTGCACCGGCACCCCCATGACCGCCTCCACGGCCACTGCGATGTCGTCGTCGAGACCCTGCACCAGATGCCCGTACCTGTCCACCGTCGTCTGAATGCTCTCGTGCCCCAGCCGGATTTGAATCGCCGGCAGAGGGATCCGCGCAGCGATCAGCCACGACACATGCGTGTGCCGAAGGTCATGAAGCCGGGGCCGCTTCGGCAGCCCCTTCTCCATCGCCTTCTGCACCGCGGGCAGCCATTTTCGGTTGTAGTAGTTCGCGTGCCGCCAGGCCCCGCCCATCGCGGCCCGGAACACGTAGTCATCCGGCTTTCGCCCGGCCACGTGCCGCCGCACCAACTCCACCTGCGCCGGCGCGAGACGCAGCAGGCGCCTCGCCTTCTTCGTCTTCGGCGGCCCCAGGTAGTACGCCCCGCCTGGTGCGCCTTTCTTCGCCTTCTTCCACGCCCGCTGGATGCTTGCTGACGGCCGGTCGCCAGTCAGGTTCAGGTCGGACACCTTCAGCGCCGCTGCCTCGCTCCACCGCATCCCGGTGCCGACGAGCCAGTCAGCCAGGTCCCGGGCGTCCGGGTCGGTGATCTCCGCGGCGATTCGCTGGTACTCGTCGCGCTCCAGGAAAGTCATCTCCTCGTCCGTGTGGTCGTCCACGCGGGGGAGTCGGGTCTTGGCGCAGCAGTTCTTCGTGCGGAGCTGCGGCTCGGCCTCCACGGCGGCCTGGACGACGCAGTAGAGGAGCCCGTGGCGGTTGCGGATGGACTTGGGGTCGGCCTCGCGGCGCAGCCACTTCTCTGGGTCGTCAGGGTCCCGTTCGCCGTCCTCCTCTGTGCGCACCCAGTCGGACACGTCGTCCTGGGTGAGGGTGCAGATCGTCGCCTCGCGTTCCACGCCGGCCGGGTCGAGGTGCTTGATCAGAGAGAAGTGGATGCGGATCTCGCGGTGGTAGTCCTCGCGGGTCCGGTCGTCGATGCCGGTGAGTCGGTCGACGTAGCGGCTTGCGTAGGCCACGAGGGGCATGTCGCCGGGAGTCTTCGGCTGCTCGACGAAGCCTTCGCCGCGTACCCAGCCGTGCGGCCAGCGGCCACCGTGAGCCTCCACGAGGCCCTTGAACTGATCGGCCGCCGGGCGCTCGCCGAAGTTCTCCGTCTGCCATGTGCCGTCCTGGCGCCACTTCACCTGGAAGGTGCAGGTGCCGTCCTTCTTGGGCCGTTCCACGATGCTCGCCATGGCCCGACGATACGACCGGCGGATGGCATTGTGTTCCCGTTGTGTTCCCAAGGATTCGAGCACGACGAAGGGCTGACCTGTTCTCACAGGCCAGCCCTTGATCATTCAGGGTGAGTAACGGGACTCGAACCCGCGACATCCTGGACCACAACCAGGTGCTCTACCATCTGAGCTATACCCACCATGACCGGGGGTTTCCCTGAGGTTTCCCCGACCGGCCGAGAAGAAGTCTACAGGGTCCCGACGGGTGCTCGCGCCCGCATTCACGGCGAGCGCGAGCGGCGTCTCATTCCGCGGGCAGGACGTGGCGCGCGGCGATCCTCTTCGCGGTGTCCGAGTCGGGGCCGGGCTGCGGGACGAAGACCGCCTCGCGGTAGTAGCGCAGCTCGGCGATGGACTCGCGGATGTCGGCGAGCGCCCGGTGGTTTCCGCTCTTCTCCGGGCTGTTGAAGTACGCCCTCGGGTACCAGCGCCGGGCCAGCTCCTTGACCGAGGAGACATCGACGATCCTGTAGTGGAGGTACTCCTCCAGCGCCGACATGTCGCGGGCGAGGAAGCCGCGGTCGGTGCCGACCGAGTTTCCGCACAGGGGCGCCTTGCGGGGCTCCTTCACGTGCTCGCGGACGTACGCCAGGACCTGGGCCTCGGCGTCGGCGAGCGTGGTGCCGTCGGCCAGCGCGTCGAGCAGGCCCGAGCTGGTGTGCATCTGCCGCACGATCTCCGGCATGGTCTCCAGGGCCGAGTCCGGCGGGCGGATCACGATGTCCACACCGTCGCCGAGCACGTTCAGTTCCGAGTCGGTGACCAGTGCGGCCACCTCGATGAGTGCGTCGTCCGTCAGCGAGAGCCCGGTCATCTCGCAGTCGATCCACACCATGCGATCGTTCATGCGTCCACCTTAGGGGGTGGCCTGTGGATCGGACCCCGCACGGCACCTCGGACACCGCCCTTCGTACGCCGACGGGCGCCCGGGGTGGTGTCCCCTGGCGCCCGTCGGTCTGGGCTGCGCGGCTTGTGGCGCGCGGTCTTGCGGACGCGTCCCCTCAGGGGGTGCGCTGGCCCGGCAGAGCCGGACGTCCGGAGGCGTAGGCGTCCGGGTGGGGCTTGCTGCCCGGCTCCGGGGCCCCGGGCGCGCGCCGTGCCGTCGCCTGCGCGGGCACGACCGGCTCCAGGACCGAGGTCGCCGCGTCACCCTGCGGGCGCCGGGCCCGGTAGGCGGCCCGGTAGGCCGCCGGAGAGGAGCCGAGCTGCCGCCGGAAGTGGCCGCGCAGGGCCACCGGCGAGCGGAAGCCGCACCGGCCCGCGACCTCGTCGACCGAGTAGTCGGAGGTCTCGAGCAGGCGCTGCGCCTGCAGCACCCGCTGAGTGATCAGCCACTGGAGCGGGGCCGAGCCCGTCAGCGAGCGGAACCTCCGGTCGAAGGTCCGCCGGGACATGTACGCGCGGGCCGCGAGCGTCTCCACGTCGAACTGCTCGTGGAGGTGCTCCAGTGCCCAGGCGACGACCTCCGCGAGCGGGTCGGCGCCGATCTCCTCGGGTAAAGACCTGTCGAGGTAGCGCTCCTGACCGCCGCTGCGCCGCGGCGGGACGACCAGCCGGCGCGCCAGTGCACCCGCTGCCTCCGTGCCGTGGTCGGTCCGCACGATGTGCAGACAGAGATCGATTCCGGCCGCGGTGCCGGCCGATGTCAGCACGTCCCCGTCGTCGACGAAGAGCTCCCGCGGGTCCACGTGGACCGACGGGTAGCGCTTGGCGAGCGTGGGCGCGTACATCCAGTGTGTGGTGGCCGGCCGTCCGTCGAGCAGACCGGCGGCGGCGAGCACGAACGCTCCCGTGCACAGTCCGACGATCCTGGCCCCCTCTTCGTGTGCCCGGCGCAGCGCGTCGAGCGCTTCCGGCGGCGGCGGCGAGGTGATCGACCGCCAGGCCGGCACCACGACGGTTCCGGCCCGGCTGATCGCGTCCAGGCCGTACGGCGCGGTGAGTTCCAGCCCGCCGGTGGTCCGCAGCGGACCCTCCTCGCCGGCGCAGACGAGCAGCCGGTAGCGCGGCACGCCCGCGTCCTGTCGGTCGATGCCGAACACGGAGAGCGGGATGGAACTCTCGAAGATGGGGCCACCGCTGAACAGCAGCACCGCGACGACTTCGCGACGGCGGCGCCCGGACAGTTTCCGTGCGGCCTCCGGTGCGGCGGAGTCCTGGCTCATGACGCTAAGCCCCCCTCGGTGTTCGCGTCTCCCTGGTCCTGTCGCTCCTGCACTTTTCCCCTTGGTTTTGCACGAGACCCCAGTCTTCGATACCCATGATCGAATCTACTGTGTCCGGCACCGCCGGAGTGACAAGTTCTCCAACCGGCACATTGTCGACATGGCCACTTGGCGTGAAGCATTCGATCACGAAGTGTTCCGCTCGTGGGTCGTGCGGGGAGACCCGTGGCTCACGTATGGCCCGTCCGCAGGCGGTGTGCGCGCCTGGCGCAGGGCTTTCCCCCCTGGTGGCGCAAGGGTTGAAGAGACGTTCCGCCAAAGACACGCCGGTGTCGGGAAGTTGGCTGAAAACATACGGGTGCGTCTGTGCGACCTTGTCAGCTCCGGGGTGATGGCGTCAGCTGCGCCGCTCCCCGTCGGGCTCCCGCTCCCGGAAGTACGCGCCGGTCCGAGGCTGTCGGCCGCCCGGGTTCTCCCTCTCGGCGCGCAGGCCACGCTCCGAGCGTCGCAGCAGGAAGCGGCAGGCCGCCGTCACCGCCGCGAGGCCGAGGGCCGCGCCGGCGGCCCCGCCCAGTGAGGTGCCGTAGACGACGAGGACCACGGGGACGAGGACGCAGCAGAAGGCGGCCCACCCGACGACGTCCTCCGTGGCGTCCCCGGCCGCCGTGCCCGCCCGGTCCCGGCCGCCCGGCCCGTCCGGCGGCACCGCGCTCCCGCCCGGTGCGCCCGGCCCCGCGGAGGGTGGTGCCGTCCGGCGCAGGCTCGGGTGTCGGCCGGGGGCCGCGGCGGACTGGGGGGTGGTGGCCGGTGGTGCGGGCACGGGCGGGCTCCCTGATCGGTGGCTGGACCTGTGGCAACGAGGAACGGAAGGTTCCGGTCACTACGGAGCGCGTCCGTTCGGCCGCGTGCGGGGACACCTGTAGGGCACATCCGGCATTGCCATATCGGGACGGGCTCGTGCATGCTCCCTGGAATGCCGTGAGGCGGTCGCGTGTGGCATGGCCGTCTCTGGG encodes:
- a CDS encoding XRE family transcriptional regulator, producing the protein MATADRPTTLTGRTDLSDLVRDRRAELRLSLRGVEGRTVDPATGEPLCKYSWVNKLGKGLAVDAPTYPQLRALAVALELPLGKIQDAAGAQFFGIDTVWSVSGEARALAVRADRMTPEQREQLLRLIETFAPSE
- the orn gene encoding oligoribonuclease, with amino-acid sequence MNDRMVWIDCEMTGLSLTDDALIEVAALVTDSELNVLGDGVDIVIRPPDSALETMPEIVRQMHTSSGLLDALADGTTLADAEAQVLAYVREHVKEPRKAPLCGNSVGTDRGFLARDMSALEEYLHYRIVDVSSVKELARRWYPRAYFNSPEKSGNHRALADIRESIAELRYYREAVFVPQPGPDSDTAKRIAARHVLPAE
- a CDS encoding helix-turn-helix domain-containing protein, with translation MIADAPKYRLVSADLLRTLMQRTGIGSAVTGRQLARDVGVAHGIIGELLTGARDTVSATTAQAIAQRIGVDLLILFIPSQRADSSTPHLRLTDTA
- a CDS encoding helix-turn-helix domain-containing protein → MSQDSAAPEAARKLSGRRRREVVAVLLFSGGPIFESSIPLSVFGIDRQDAGVPRYRLLVCAGEEGPLRTTGGLELTAPYGLDAISRAGTVVVPAWRSITSPPPPEALDALRRAHEEGARIVGLCTGAFVLAAAGLLDGRPATTHWMYAPTLAKRYPSVHVDPRELFVDDGDVLTSAGTAAGIDLCLHIVRTDHGTEAAGALARRLVVPPRRSGGQERYLDRSLPEEIGADPLAEVVAWALEHLHEQFDVETLAARAYMSRRTFDRRFRSLTGSAPLQWLITQRVLQAQRLLETSDYSVDEVAGRCGFRSPVALRGHFRRQLGSSPAAYRAAYRARRPQGDAATSVLEPVVPAQATARRAPGAPEPGSKPHPDAYASGRPALPGQRTP
- a CDS encoding helix-turn-helix domain-containing protein — translated: MTRRYTYPEAAEELRIEESWLRRHIKELPHSKKGRVVTFTDADLDRIDAIFHHEPTVGPLATVPASAAGPHPLAALRPLPARGSTRRIG
- a CDS encoding tyrosine-type recombinase/integrase, translating into MASIVERPKKDGTCTFQVKWRQDGTWQTENFGERPAADQFKGLVEAHGGRWPHGWVRGEGFVEQPKTPGDMPLVAYASRYVDRLTGIDDRTREDYHREIRIHFSLIKHLDPAGVEREATICTLTQDDVSDWVRTEEDGERDPDDPEKWLRREADPKSIRNRHGLLYCVVQAAVEAEPQLRTKNCCAKTRLPRVDDHTDEEMTFLERDEYQRIAAEITDPDARDLADWLVGTGMRWSEAAALKVSDLNLTGDRPSASIQRAWKKAKKGAPGGAYYLGPPKTKKARRLLRLAPAQVELVRRHVAGRKPDDYVFRAAMGGAWRHANYYNRKWLPAVQKAMEKGLPKRPRLHDLRHTHVSWLIAARIPLPAIQIRLGHESIQTTVDRYGHLVQGLDDDIAVAVEAVMGVPVQGSGLRSVRSA